A stretch of DNA from Gemmatimonadota bacterium:
ATGCGAAGAAGGTTTATGATCGGGTCAGGGAAATAGGGTGGGATGTGGATTATCTGGTGAATAATGCCGGATTTGGGGTTTATGGTTTTTATGCGGAGACAGATTGGACGGTCGAAGCGGATATGTTGCAGGTGAATATTGTCGCCCTGACGCATTTGACCAAGTTGTTTTTGCCGGGTTTGATTGAGAGGGGGCGGGGGAGAATTTTGAATGTGGCTTCGACTGCGGCGTTTCAACCCGGCCCGAGGATGGCTGTGTATTTTGCGACTAAGGCGTATGTGTTGTCGTTTTCAGATGCGATTGCCAATGAGTTAAAGGGTACTGGTGTGAGCGTGACTGCGCTGTGTCCAGGAGCGACGGAGACGGGTTTTCAACGCGCTGCAGGTGCAACGGGTTCGCGTTTGTTCGATATGCGCGGATTGCCCACGGGGGCCGATGTGGCGAAGTATGGGTACAGGGCTATGCAAAAGGGAAAGCGGGTCGCTATTCACGGGTTGATGAGTAAGCTACTGGCTTTTACTGTGCGCTTATTGCCCAGGCGGCTTGTCGTTGCAACGACGAGAGCGTTGATTGCGAGGAGTGATTAAGCGAGTGCATCTGCCTGTGTGTGGTTTGCAGACAGGAAGCGGTCCAGTTGCAGGCGCTCGGCATGGTTGGAATTGAGGCGAATGCGCAGGTGTACGTCGTTGCCCTCATAATCCAGGGTCTGTATTTCGCTGTGGGTGTAAAGTTGCGAGAGGAGTTTGCCTTCACTTTGTGGCACCTGAAGTTTTAGGGTGACTGCATCGGCAGCCAAGAAATCACATATCCGATTTTTTACCGCGTCGAGATTGGCGACGTCGAGCG
This window harbors:
- a CDS encoding SDR family oxidoreductase yields the protein MAIALITGASSGIGLELARVFAADGVDVILSARSEDKLHDLAREVREEYGVRAEVIVADLSVQGDAKKVYDRVREIGWDVDYLVNNAGFGVYGFYAETDWTVEADMLQVNIVALTHLTKLFLPGLIERGRGRILNVASTAAFQPGPRMAVYFATKAYVLSFSDAIANELKGTGVSVTALCPGATETGFQRAAGATGSRLFDMRGLPTGADVAKYGYRAMQKGKRVAIHGLMSKLLAFTVRLLPRRLVVATTRALIARSD